Genomic DNA from Verrucomicrobiota bacterium:
GGGATTTGCGCTCTTCGTAGGTGTTGGTGGGAGTACGGCGATTTCCAGGTCTATGGGTATGGAGAAACACAAGACCGCTAACCGGATTCTTGGAGTTATGCTGTTTCTGGTTCTGTGCCTTGGAGTTGTTTCCTTGGGTATCGGCCTTAGCGGCACTGGTTGGATCCATCGGCTGGTTGGAACGAGCGAAGGTATCATGAATTCAGCTACCGGGTACCTGGATATTTTACTCATCGGCGGGCCTCTTTCCATTTTTTCCATGTCGATGAACAATGTCGTACGTTCGGAAGGCAATGCGCGCATGGCAATGGTTTCCATGGTCACCGGTGCCTTGGTAAACGTGGCATTGGATCCTCTCTTTATTTATACCTTTGGATGGGGTATTCGAGGAGCTGCCTGGGCAACCGTTGCTGCAAATATGGTGACTACGCTGATTATGCTACGTTACTTGTTGTCAGGTAAGAGCTCCTTGAAGCTTCACTTGCCGTGCGTTCGGTTTAACCTTACCATTTTCCGGGAAATCGCTGGAGTGGGTCTGTCGACATTGATTATGAATACCGGTGCGACGATTATTCAGGTTCTGGTGATTCGAACGCTGGTACGTTATGGGGGAGAAACCTATGTTTCTGTTTATGCCATGTGTAACCGGACGATGATGTTTCTGTTTATGCCCATTTTTGGAATTCAGGCCGGTGTGTTGCCTGTAATTGGGTACAATTTTGGAGCAAAACTAATGCGGCGAGTTCGGCAGGCGATCTTTACCAGCATGTCGCTTTGCACCATCTATCTAATCTGTGGCTGGCTCCTGGTTCAGCTATTTCCTGAAAGCTTTATCGGAGCATTTACCAGTGATGATCAACTACTGGCCATAGGTACCAGTGCCATTAAAAAACTGTCGATTGCTTTCCCTGTTGTTGGGGTACCTGTGATGATAGTCGGCATTTTCCAAGCGATTGGGAAAGGAAAGTACGCCTTATTTTTAACCACAAATAGAACCGTGATTCTAATCATACCACTGTTATTGTATCTTCCCTCGCGGCTAGGTACTGATGGTGTTTGGTATGCCTTTCCGATCGCCGATGTTTTAGCCACCTTGGTTAATGTAATTTTCTTTTGGAAGGCGTATCACTATTTCAAAGATTGAGTGGGTTGATTTGCTGTCAGAACTTGCTAATACTGCCTCTTATGAAATAATTACCTCCAGCAATTCGTCCTTATCGATTATACTCCGATTACTCCATGACTTCTCTTTCCATAGATCTATACCGTCTCTCGAAGTTCACCAACTTTGCCTTACCCCTTCTGGCAATCCTCTTTTTCATAGCCGGGATTACCATTTCTTTCTATTTCAACTTTCTGACGGTCGCATTCCTGTTTTTAACGATTGTGAATGTTTTCTACCTGAAAGTGCAAACGGAGCACTCACTGTTGCGAAACTTTGGGATTCTGGCTCAGGGCAGGTATATTCTGGAAAGCATTGGACCCGAGCTTCGCCAGTATCTCTTTGCAAGCGATACTGAAGAGAGACCGTTTAATCGTACTGAGCGGGTGGAGATTTACCGGAAAGCCAAGAATATGGATTCTGCATCCTCCTTTGGCTCGATGAAGGAGTTTGATACTTCGGAAATAAAAATTCGCCATTCCATGTATCCCATGGATAGAGAGAACCTGGAGCCTTACTCGCTCACCTTTGGCGAAGAACGTGGTATCCGAAACACGTATACAATCACAAGGCCGTTGATAATCAGTGCAATGAGTTTCGGGTCTCTAGGTGAAAATGCAATCCATGCGCTGGCCCGCGGCGCAAAGATGGCAGGCATACCGATGAACACAGGGGAGGGTGGGTTCCCTAAGCACCACCTCAAAGAAGGGTGCGATCTTATTTTCCAGATGGGGACCGCGAAATTTGGAGTGAGGGACGCACAGGGATTTCTTGATGAGCAAAAGCTCAAGGATCTGGCTGGTATCGAACAGATCAAGATGATCGAAATAAAACTGTCCCAAGGTGCCAAGCCGGGTAAGGGAGGGTTATTACCGAAAGAAAAAATAACCCCGGAAATTGCTGAATTGCGTGGAGTTTCTTTGAATCAGGATGTGGTGTCACCTCCTCGTCACAAAGAATGTAAGGATGAAGCCACAACGGTGGCTTTTATCCGAAAGGTTCAGGAAGTTTCAGGGTTGCCGGTTGGGATCAAGTTTTGTGTGGGTTCTTTTACGGAAGTGAAGGCGCTGGTCCAGGAAATGATAACTCAGGATGCCTTCCCGGACTACATTTCAGTCGACGGATCTGAAGGTGGAACCGGGGCCGCCCCCAAAGCCTTTATGGATCAGGTAGGAGTTCCATTATATCCTGCATTGTCTGGCGTTAACAAAATTCTTTGCAAAGCAGGCGTTCGAGACAGGTTGAAACTGCTTGCGGCAGGGAAACTGATTAACCCAGGTCGTCAGATGCTCGCTTTTGCATTGGGGGCTCAAGCGATCTATTCGGCGCGTGGGTTCATGTTGGCCCTGGGCTGCATCCAGGCGATGCAATGTGGAAAAAATACCTGTCCAATCGGGATAACCACGCATGATCCCTCATTACAAAAGGGTTTGGATGTAGCCACTAAATCCATCCGGATAAAAAACTACGTCCAAAACATAGAGCACGAACTGATTGAGTTACTTTCTGCGACTGGCCAGCCAAGCTTTGAGTCTTTGACCATGAAAAATCTGTATGTGCCAGAGAACAGCACCTTGGCGCCATTACTCGACCATACCACCAGACAACTCTCCAACCTCTAATTCTCCAACGATGAAAAAAATTATTTCTCTGGTTCTTAGAATCCTTACCGCGGTTATTTTAATTCAAACCCTGCGCTACAAGTTTACGGGTCATGTGGACTCTGTGCAGATTTTCACGGAGCTGGGAATGGAGCCAGCTGGTCGAATCGTCATCGGTGTTCTGGAGCTGATTGCAGGAATACTGTTGTTAGTCCCTTCAACTGTTGCTTGGGGCGCCATACTCGCCTGGGGTGTCATGACGGGCGCAATGATTGGCCATTTTACCCATCTTGGTTTTGCTGGCGACAGGCTTTCCTTATTCCTGCTCGCGATTGCGGTATGGGCAAGCTCGGCAGTTCTGCTGGTCCTTCATAGTTCCCAGATTCCTGTAATTCGACACATGTTCGAAAAGTCCGGAAAACCCTAGTCGATAGAAATGAGAAGCAAGGGCTCAAGCTTGCGAGCACCCGGCTTTCTCAAGCGTAGGCGAAACGGCTGGCTTCGCGAATCAACTCGACCCACAATCTCGGTTCCATGTGGGTAATCTCAATCCACTCAGGATGTTTATGACCGGTAGGAGCGAAATGAATACCCCAAGCTTCCGCCACCAGGTAGTTCACTTTGGCGATAGGAAGCTTGATGATAAGTGAGCGGCTTTCAGCCTTGAGTGCCGCAACGATCTGATTGTTGCCCTGTAAGCACGGAAGGCCAAGTACATCGCGACGACTTAGCTCTTCAATTTGAAGAGCGTCGAAAAGTTCGGCTAGTAGAATTGAGTGAGGATCGGTAGACATTCAGGAGGGATAGCAAAGTGGCTTTTTTCAATTCGTCAAAGGCCATTATTGAGTCTTGCCAAATTTTTACAATTGGCGTGAGGGAAAGACCTTATTTTTTGATATTCAGACGCCAATCCCATTCAGAAAAACTTATTTCCCAGGATTTCGGGTGTTGCTTCAGAGAATTAGCAAGGCTTGGTTCCACATAGGGAATAATCCATTTTAGGGTCTCTTGAATGTTCTCTCCGAAGTCTACTGAATACCAATCGAACACCGAGGACAATTTCGCAACCTTGGACTTTTGGTCGAAGGTGTTGCGATGAATCATGAACCAGCGGCTTTGTTCTTCAAATTGTTCTTCAAGCCTTACGCCTACATATGCTTCATTTCTGAGTTTTGGACAGGATCTGGCGGCGCAAACCAAGGCGTAATGGATTCGAGGATCCTTGAATTTGGGTCGAATGATTTCGTTTTCAATCTGGTCGAGGGTGTACTGCTTGCCAGCCACTTTTACCAGTGGGATATCCCAAGGAGATTCATAGCCCTCTTCCTTGATATCCATTATGCTGTCCAAGGGGAAATTAATGGTAATCAGCTTGAGGGTGTAGGCATTATACGCATTGGTCCAAAACGCCAGTTGTTCATTGCGAGTAGCCAATGAACCCAAGTCAGCCTGAGCGATGAGCGCAAGGTATTGATCAAGGCTCGGATCCTGTTTCAGAGCTGAGTAGTCAACCAGTCCTTCGGTGACATGGGTTTTTAGCAAGGAATCATAGATGCTGTGGTCGAAATGTCCGTATCCGTAGCCTGCTGACAAACAGAATAGTAATATTGGGGTCATACAGATAGTTCGAAATAATTTCATTTCAGCTGGTTTCTCGATTTTTCAGTATAGTAAGTCCTTGGAACAATATCCTTACAACGTCTCTTTTTTCTTCCCCGTGATTGGATGACCCTATAGAAACGACTCTGTTTCCTTAACATGAATTATTTTAAGCTTAGTAATAGAAACGGAATTGAAATCGATATCAGTCCTTATGGGGGGATCATACAATCTCTCAAAGTTCCGGATCGTTACGGACAACAAGCTGACATCACATTAGGATTTGATACGGTTGCTGAATACCAGGCGGGGTCTCCGTTTTTTGGAGCTTTGGTTGGGCGGTATTGCAATCGGATTGCCGGCGGTCGATTTAAGCTCGACCAAACATTTTACCCACTCGCAATCAATAATGGGAAGAATCATCTCCATGGCGGAGTCGTGGGCTTTGATAAAGTGAACTGGGTTGTTGAAGAAACCATGGATGGAGACGCACCTGCATTGAAATTGAACTACACAAGTGCTGACGGTGACGAAGGTTACCCTGGCGAGCTAAAGATCGAGGTAATGTATTCGCTGAATGATACGGATGACTTTACCATCAGTTACCGTGCTACCACCGACAAGTCCACACATGTCAATATGACCCAGCACGCTTATTTCAATCTAGCCGGCCATGACGCGGGAAGTATTGTTGATCATGATATCTGGGTAAATGCAGACTTCTTCACGCCAACCGATGGAGGGTCGATTCCGACTGGTGAGATCCGTCCAGTGGACGACACCGCTTTTGATTTCAGAAAAGTAAAAAGAATTGAGGACGCAATCTACACCAATGAAGAACAGATAAACTTTTGCGGAGGTATAGATATTAATTTTGTATTGAACAAACTTCCTTATGATTTAAGTCACGCCTCTACCGCTGTGCATAGAGTTTCTGGACGGACAATGGATGTTTTTACCACAGAACCAGGACTTCAATTTTACACCGGAAATAATCTTAACGGAATAAACGGGAAGGGCGGCGCGTTTTATAAGAAACACGATGGCTTTTGTTTCGAATCGCAACACTTCCCTGATACACCAAATAAATCCATGTTTCCTTCCACGCGTCTTGACCCCGGTCAGGAGTATAATTCGTGCACGGTGTACAAGTTCGGCTTGGCTGATAGCTAAAGCCATTTCCCAGCCTTATCTTTTCGGTTTCGGTGGTTACTGTATCCTCCAAGCCTATGGTCTCAACTGGAAGCCAAGTCAGTTGCATTGAGATTAGGCCGCCAGGATAAAATCTCTTTCTTCGGTTAATCCCAGGTCGGTTAGGAAGTTCCGAATGTCCTCTCGAGCTCCTCGATTCCCTACATAGGAAACGATGTAGGGGTTTTCAATTAAGGGAATGTCTTCGGGTCGGATAACCTGCAAGTCGTTGATCTGTCCTCCAATTTTCCGTGGGTCTATATCGATATAACCACAAAATTTGATACCTTCATTTAATAATAGGGAGGCGCGTTTCCGAGTAATTCTACCGGCACCCCATATCCAGATCGGGCGGTTAATTGCAGATTGATTTAACCACCCCGCCAAGTACTTCGCTTTGGTTTCGTAAAACGATTGAGGTGAATACCGAGGGTCTTTGCGGGAAAGCCTCTCAGTTGAATCATGCCAATCCAACAAATACTCCGGCAGCTTCGCCATTTGCACGCCTTCGTCGATCAAGCGCAGCCATAGTTCGTAGTCCTCCGGGAAATGACCCGACCGATAAAATAGCCTTGGGTCTCCTACGATTTTTCGGCGGAACATAACGGATGGGTGGGCAAAAGGAGATTCAATGAAGCGATTAATTCGTATGCTCCCGGAACTTAACAGGGAATTTGTCCATTCCACATAGGAATCGTAGCCTATTTGTTGAGTTGGATTTCCCATGAAATTTACTCTTGTTCCAAGGAGGCCGATGCCTTTGTTTTCATTTAAAAATGAAGACTGGAGTGATAGCCGTTCTGGATGAGACACATCGTCGGCATCCATCCTGGCGATCAAGGTTCCCGAAGAGCAGGCAATTCCGATATTCAGCGCTTTTACAATTCCCAATGGTTTTTGCGTATGGATTCGGATCCGTTTGTCCTCTACCGCTTGAGCCTCAAGGATCTTAATCGTGTCATCTTTGGAACCGTCGTCGACAATGATAAGCTCCCAATTTTCCAGTGTTTGGTCCCTGATACTTTTTACCGCCCGCTGGATGGTACTCGCAGCGTTTCTTACGGGCATGATCACAGATACCTTCATCGTTGGAACTTATCTAGTGATGCAAAAGAAATACCTCCAAGTGTAATCGACATTGTTTTTTCAGGGATACGCCCTTTATTTTGGAAAGATGAGCACTTCCTTACCCAAAGTTTATTTAACCCGTGTTATGCTTCCGCCGGTTCTCGATCGGCTGAAGCACCTCTGCGATATGCGGATCAATCCCAATGATCGTACGCTGACTCGTCCCGAGTTGCTGGATGCAGTCAAAGACATTGAAGTGTTGGTGCCTAATGGCCCTGACCAAATTGATGCTGAAGTCCTGGAGGCCGCTCCCAAGCTCAAACTCATCGCGAATTTTGGCGTGGGTTATAACAACATCGATGTGCAAACGGCTACACGCCTGGGTATCCCGGTGACGAACACCCCCGGAGTGCTTGCAGAAGCGACCGCTGATATTGCCTGGGGATTGCTCATGAGTGTGGCACGAAGAATTTCCGAAGGAGAGCGTATGATTCGAGCTAATGGGTGGAAGGGATGGGGGCCTTTGCAATTGTTAGGCAGTGATGTTACCGGAGCTACCCTGGGTTTGATTGGATTGGGAAGTATTGGGAAGGCCATGATTCCCAGAGCAAAAGGGTTTTCTATGAGAATCATTTATTGGAACCGCACACGTCTGGATCCAGCTGATGAAGTCAAATGGGGTATCGAATATGTTGATAAGGAAACGTTGTTGAGCACGGCAGACTTTGTCTCCCTGCACGTTGCCTTGTGCCAGGAGACGCGACATCTCATATCAGAAGCGGAACTTGGTCTCATGAAATCCAGTGCTTTCCTCATTAACACTACCAGAGGTCCTGTGGTGGACGAGAAGGCTTTGGTAAAAGCGCTTGAATCTAACGCCATT
This window encodes:
- a CDS encoding MATE family efflux transporter, encoding MSTPSVVSMMVIAAYSMVDAIFVGRFVGPNGLAAIGSNIPVTILMMGFALFVGVGGSTAISRSMGMEKHKTANRILGVMLFLVLCLGVVSLGIGLSGTGWIHRLVGTSEGIMNSATGYLDILLIGGPLSIFSMSMNNVVRSEGNARMAMVSMVTGALVNVALDPLFIYTFGWGIRGAAWATVAANMVTTLIMLRYLLSGKSSLKLHLPCVRFNLTIFREIAGVGLSTLIMNTGATIIQVLVIRTLVRYGGETYVSVYAMCNRTMMFLFMPIFGIQAGVLPVIGYNFGAKLMRRVRQAIFTSMSLCTIYLICGWLLVQLFPESFIGAFTSDDQLLAIGTSAIKKLSIAFPVVGVPVMIVGIFQAIGKGKYALFLTTNRTVILIIPLLLYLPSRLGTDGVWYAFPIADVLATLVNVIFFWKAYHYFKD
- a CDS encoding FMN-binding glutamate synthase family protein; the encoded protein is MTSLSIDLYRLSKFTNFALPLLAILFFIAGITISFYFNFLTVAFLFLTIVNVFYLKVQTEHSLLRNFGILAQGRYILESIGPELRQYLFASDTEERPFNRTERVEIYRKAKNMDSASSFGSMKEFDTSEIKIRHSMYPMDRENLEPYSLTFGEERGIRNTYTITRPLIISAMSFGSLGENAIHALARGAKMAGIPMNTGEGGFPKHHLKEGCDLIFQMGTAKFGVRDAQGFLDEQKLKDLAGIEQIKMIEIKLSQGAKPGKGGLLPKEKITPEIAELRGVSLNQDVVSPPRHKECKDEATTVAFIRKVQEVSGLPVGIKFCVGSFTEVKALVQEMITQDAFPDYISVDGSEGGTGAAPKAFMDQVGVPLYPALSGVNKILCKAGVRDRLKLLAAGKLINPGRQMLAFALGAQAIYSARGFMLALGCIQAMQCGKNTCPIGITTHDPSLQKGLDVATKSIRIKNYVQNIEHELIELLSATGQPSFESLTMKNLYVPENSTLAPLLDHTTRQLSNL
- a CDS encoding DoxX family protein gives rise to the protein MKKIISLVLRILTAVILIQTLRYKFTGHVDSVQIFTELGMEPAGRIVIGVLELIAGILLLVPSTVAWGAILAWGVMTGAMIGHFTHLGFAGDRLSLFLLAIAVWASSAVLLVLHSSQIPVIRHMFEKSGKP
- a CDS encoding DUF547 domain-containing protein is translated as MTPILLFCLSAGYGYGHFDHSIYDSLLKTHVTEGLVDYSALKQDPSLDQYLALIAQADLGSLATRNEQLAFWTNAYNAYTLKLITINFPLDSIMDIKEEGYESPWDIPLVKVAGKQYTLDQIENEIIRPKFKDPRIHYALVCAARSCPKLRNEAYVGVRLEEQFEEQSRWFMIHRNTFDQKSKVAKLSSVFDWYSVDFGENIQETLKWIIPYVEPSLANSLKQHPKSWEISFSEWDWRLNIKK
- a CDS encoding galactose mutarotase, translated to MNYFKLSNRNGIEIDISPYGGIIQSLKVPDRYGQQADITLGFDTVAEYQAGSPFFGALVGRYCNRIAGGRFKLDQTFYPLAINNGKNHLHGGVVGFDKVNWVVEETMDGDAPALKLNYTSADGDEGYPGELKIEVMYSLNDTDDFTISYRATTDKSTHVNMTQHAYFNLAGHDAGSIVDHDIWVNADFFTPTDGGSIPTGEIRPVDDTAFDFRKVKRIEDAIYTNEEQINFCGGIDINFVLNKLPYDLSHASTAVHRVSGRTMDVFTTEPGLQFYTGNNLNGINGKGGAFYKKHDGFCFESQHFPDTPNKSMFPSTRLDPGQEYNSCTVYKFGLADS
- a CDS encoding glycosyltransferase, with the protein product MKVSVIMPVRNAASTIQRAVKSIRDQTLENWELIIVDDGSKDDTIKILEAQAVEDKRIRIHTQKPLGIVKALNIGIACSSGTLIARMDADDVSHPERLSLQSSFLNENKGIGLLGTRVNFMGNPTQQIGYDSYVEWTNSLLSSGSIRINRFIESPFAHPSVMFRRKIVGDPRLFYRSGHFPEDYELWLRLIDEGVQMAKLPEYLLDWHDSTERLSRKDPRYSPQSFYETKAKYLAGWLNQSAINRPIWIWGAGRITRKRASLLLNEGIKFCGYIDIDPRKIGGQINDLQVIRPEDIPLIENPYIVSYVGNRGAREDIRNFLTDLGLTEERDFILAA
- a CDS encoding D-glycerate dehydrogenase, with the protein product MSTSLPKVYLTRVMLPPVLDRLKHLCDMRINPNDRTLTRPELLDAVKDIEVLVPNGPDQIDAEVLEAAPKLKLIANFGVGYNNIDVQTATRLGIPVTNTPGVLAEATADIAWGLLMSVARRISEGERMIRANGWKGWGPLQLLGSDVTGATLGLIGLGSIGKAMIPRAKGFSMRIIYWNRTRLDPADEVKWGIEYVDKETLLSTADFVSLHVALCQETRHLISEAELGLMKSSAFLINTTRGPVVDEKALVKALESNAIAGAGLDVFENEPSVEPGLMTLENVSMAPHLGSATVGTRIKMGMLVVDNCEAFFTGKPFPNIVNPEVL